Genomic window (Cryptococcus neoformans var. grubii H99 chromosome 9, complete sequence):
CAAAACAACTCTTACGTAAACTTAGTTCTTTCTTTGCAGCGGGGTTTGATTCTTTCGACTGCAGTGAGTGTAATTCCTCAACCATCTCCATTTTGCACACTTGTAACAGCCATATTGCCACCTCGTAAAATGATGTCCTTTTCacgtcttcctcgtcttaCATCCGCCGTCCGCACTCTCCACACTTCTTGCCCGGCGCGGCAACCCGCTGCCAATCCCACCGAGATTTTCCAAAAAGCGTTTGGCGAACGAGCTGCTGCCCAAACGTCACCTCTGATGAAGAACGAGGTGCAGGATAACCGAGAACAATTCAAAGCCAACCAAGTACGCCTTTATCCAtttcccccttttttttctttttctcctcgttGGTAACCCGGGGGAAAGTACGCATGTCGACATAAAGGCTGACTCCTTTGGGTTTTCTCAACTCTTCTAGTTTACTGCCCCTCAAGCATTCACCCAAGAATCCATCTACCCCACCGCTCGACCTTTGCCCCgtccacctcttcttggtCCTCCCAAGAAAATCGCCGTCAAGCTTGATCCTTTTTACATCACCAAAACGAACCCCTTGGTGCACGATATGAACCCTAATTTCGCCTATGAATTCGTCAACCCGATGGGCAAGATAAGAAGTCGGGCGGAGACCGGGTTGACTTGGAAGTCGCAAAGGCGGGTGGGTAAACTTgtgaggagggcgagggcgatggGAATTATCAGTCGGTGGACGAACAGGCCTGTACCAGGAGGGTTGGGTTGGAGTTACTAGGTTTATTTTTTtcggcgatgatgatgtagTGTGATTTAACTGCCTAGACTCCATGTGTTGACGCCTGCGAGAGGGGCAAGGTGTTTTTCTATTCTGCATTATTAAGATCATAGTGGTAGGGTATATCGTCAAAAAATTGTTGGGTATACTACTGTTTTAAAACAGATATCTAAGAGCTATTCTCTGAAGCCACCTGCGCTCCTTCACCCATCACCTTTGTTTCTCCCCAGCTAACCGATCTTTGCTCCTTCGCCTTTGGCTTTTTGGCAGTTtgtttccccttccccttccccttgccctttcccCTACCGCTATCTGCACTATCACCACTTTCATTCCCACTCAGATTCCCGCCCGCGCCACtgtttccttctccccttgTCTCGATCCGagactcttcatcccctATCACCTGCTCAAAAAGCGCTTCGCCTTGTTCTTCCAACTTTCTAATTTCCTCATCCAAATCAATCTCAGGACCTGTGCCTGTTCTGGGTCCGCCAATCATCTCGTAtccatccccttccaccGCCTCCCACTGTATCTGATCAACGTCCTTGAAACCTTCAGGCATGCACAAGTAGAACACCAAGACGCTCAGACAAGCTCCGCCAACGAGGTCGATGAGGTAGTGGTGGGAGAGGTACATGGTCGCCCACCAGAGGACACCGACATAGCCCCAATACAGGCCCttgagggatgggaagaaatgggagaggaagagggctTCCATGACGGCACATCCTGAATggagggaggggaaggCGCCAAAAACAAGAGGAGCGGAACCGAATGCGTTGGTATAGCCTGAAGAATGGAAGACGCGGTCGATACGCATGAGACCGCCGGGAGAGCCAGCCATGGAATAGTCGGCGGGGGTAAGACCGTGAATGATTTCGTACCCTGCCCGGCATATTAAGTATGGATATATTAAATAAAAGAGAGAGGTACTTACAAGGCGCGGCAgcagggaagaggagctggCAGACGACACCGAGCAAATTCATCCACCCAAAGGCCAAACCCCAGAACTGAACCGCACCCCTAGGTCCCAGTGACCAAAGGATAACAGCCACGACGAATGGAAGGGTGAAATGTAATACCCCATAGGGCAGCCAGGCGACCACATCAAGGAAAGCGTTGGTATATCGTGTTTGGAGATCAGAAATGTTGGCACCGTAGAGGACGGATTCAAGGGCTGGGAGAAGGGCGACGTGGATTTCGGGCCGGCGGCCGGAAGGGATGAAACGGGcggagaaaaaggtgaTGAGCCATGCAAAGATGGGTGTCGCCGGCCAGACAAACTGCGACGTG
Coding sequences:
- a CDS encoding small subunit ribosomal protein S18, yielding MMSFSRLPRLTSAVRTLHTSCPARQPAANPTEIFQKAFGERAAAQTSPLMKNEVQDNREQFKANQFTAPQAFTQESIYPTARPLPRPPLLGPPKKIAVKLDPFYITKTNPLVHDMNPNFAYEFVNPMGKIRSRAETGLTWKSQRRVGKLVRRARAMGIISRWTNRPVPGGLGWSY
- a CDS encoding inositolphosphorylceramide synthase — protein: MSAIRALTSPVTACFSTSLSPHAAFHRFLHALSASIRRLDLSRDPRKTLDRLRQHRFTLANTLPRAFMLLCASYSLYIMTTPPFPLKLGIPIAYIAAVIFPITSQFVWPATPIFAWLITFFSARFIPSGRRPEIHVALLPALESVLYGANISDLQTRYTNAFLDVVAWLPYGVLHFTLPFVVAVILWSLGPRGAVQFWGLAFGWMNLLGVVCQLLFPAAAPWYEIIHGLTPADYSMAGSPGGLMRIDRVFHSSGYTNAFGSAPLVFGAFPSLHSGCAVMEALFLSHFFPSLKGLYWGYVGVLWWATMYLSHHYLIDLVGGACLSVLVFYLCMPEGFKDVDQIQWEAVEGDGYEMIGGPRTGTGPEIDLDEEIRKLEEQGEALFEQVIGDEESRIETRGEGNSGAGGNLSGNESGDSADSGRGKGKGKGKGKQTAKKPKAKEQRSVSWGETKVMGEGAQVASENSS